The Candidatus Zixiibacteriota bacterium genome includes the window ATCGGTCAGATGATGGAGCCGGTGGAGTTTCCGGATCAGTTCGAGGAACCGCCGCTGCCGCCGAAAGACTGGGCGACGGTCGGAGCGCGGGACCGGGCGCCGCTGATCACCAAGTCGCTGTTCCTCGATCCAGTGGCGCTGGAAAAGAACAGCATCATTCTGCACGAGAAATACCTGAAGATGAAGGCGGACGAAATCCGCTTCGAACCATACAAAGTCTCTCCGAAAAACCGCGCAATCATCGTGTCCTACGGCACGATGGCGCGCATCTGTCAAACCGTGATCGACGAGTTGGAGGCTAACGGCACCAGCATCGGCCTGTTGCGGCCGATATCGCTCTTCCCCTTCCCGGAGCGAGCGATTCACGACGCGGCCGTTGCGCCGAACATCGAACTGGTGCTGACGGTCGAGATGAGCATGGGGCAGATGGTGGAAGACGTTGAGAAAGCGGTTTTGGGGAAGAAGCCGGTGCACTTCTACGGGCGGACGGGTGGAATTGTACCGTCGCCGGAAGAAGTGCGCGATTGTCTGCTGAAGCTGCTTGACGGCGGCAAGGCGAAGTGAGGTAGAAGCGATGTCTGAAGTTACTGCACAAGCGACGACGATTACATTCTCACGGCCGGAGTCGTTCAGCGACGCCGTCACTCACTATTGTCCCGGCTGCACGCACGGCATTATCCATCGGCTGGTGGCAGAGGCAATCGATGAACTCGGCATCCGCGGTCGGACCGTCGGGATCGCGCCGGTCGGCTGCTCGGTATTGATCTACAATTACTTCCGCACCGACTTCCTGGAATCACCGCACGGGCGCGCCCCCGCACTAGCAACGGGGTTGAAGCGGGTCAGCCCGGAACTGATCATCTTCACGTATCAGGGCGACGGAGATCTGGCTTCGATCGGCATGAGCGAGATCGTGCATGCAGCTAATCGCGGCGAGAAGTTCACGACGATTTTCGTGAATAACGCAATTTACGGCATGACCGGCGGGCAAATGGCGCCGACGACGATGCCGGGACAAGTTACCGCGACTTCACCCTACGGACGCAATGTCGAAGAGGCCGGTTGGCCGATTCGCATGTGCGAGCTGCTGTCGAGCCTGCGCACGCCCGCCTATATCGAGCGGGTGGCGGTGCACACTCCGCAGAATATCGTGCGCGCGAAACGGGCGATCAAGACCGCATTCCAGAACCAAGTCGACGGCCTTTGCTTTTCCTTGATCGAGGTGCTTTCCACCTGTCCGACCAACTGGGGTCTGACGCCGTGTGAAGCCACAC containing:
- the vorB gene encoding 3-methyl-2-oxobutanoate dehydrogenase subunit VorB — encoded protein: MARILMKGNEAIGEAAIRAGGIYYFAYPITPQSEVGEYLSRRLPEVGGVFVQAESEVAVGNMLFGAAASGKRVFTSSSSPGISLMQEAISYMAGAQLPVVLINIMRGGPGLGGILPAQSDYFQSTRGGGHGDYRVLVLAPATVQEAVDLTMLAFHLAEKYRNPVLIAGDGMIGQMMEPVEFPDQFEEPPLPPKDWATVGARDRAPLITKSLFLDPVALEKNSIILHEKYLKMKADEIRFEPYKVSPKNRAIIVSYGTMARICQTVIDELEANGTSIGLLRPISLFPFPERAIHDAAVAPNIELVLTVEMSMGQMVEDVEKAVLGKKPVHFYGRTGGIVPSPEEVRDCLLKLLDGGKAK
- a CDS encoding 2-oxoglutarate oxidoreductase, which codes for MSEVTAQATTITFSRPESFSDAVTHYCPGCTHGIIHRLVAEAIDELGIRGRTVGIAPVGCSVLIYNYFRTDFLESPHGRAPALATGLKRVSPELIIFTYQGDGDLASIGMSEIVHAANRGEKFTTIFVNNAIYGMTGGQMAPTTMPGQVTATSPYGRNVEEAGWPIRMCELLSSLRTPAYIERVAVHTPQNIVRAKRAIKTAFQNQVDGLCFSLIEVLSTCPTNWGLTPCEATQWVQTNMSPYYPLGVFKKPEPRLEV